A section of the Zygosaccharomyces rouxii strain CBS732 chromosome B complete sequence genome encodes:
- a CDS encoding uncharacterized protein (weakly similar to uniprot|P38866 Saccharomyces cerevisiae YHR176W FMO1 Flavin-containing monooxygenase, localized to the cytoplasmic face of the ER membrane; catalyzes oxidation of biological thiols to maintain the ER redox buffer ratio for correct folding of disulfide- bonded proteins) gives MIKKVAVIGGGPAGLCSVYQALKSQSEDYGFECVGFEGKSKLGGVWSDTPGESLESPTVVGQLAKLQDPTIAHDPRNIFYDNSPLVNPADGSIQLKTLSGTGNKKPLKISRRQSLRDGICFADKTGIYDDFVSNTPKEMMSFENSSIGQSNPDIYPLVDLPSIKKAFHEFIDKNQLQSHYRMNTSVEYLDKFGPTKYVIVAKKSDPATDYDEWYLESFDAVIIANGHFLTPYIPYYMSQPKDGELAAKTIHDFNKKFSGALVHLRDIDGWYHNVLPQLPEKSQHRRLVIVGKSFSCMDVLKRIQHLQDSGDYEIIISTNQKPEPDERSPFKWFDEWLLQTDRVTIKPQIQEFDLSTNDPQIKFVDGSHYKVDYVLFATGYLYSFPFISPQLLESCRITTTPDPRNEDHQPSNVSRVTGLYLHTFSIAEPTLTFCGISSNANFQSFDISAKAIVGAFTKFNKQFQLQNPVDFPHFDSVWSQVLPPIREQLMWTQERYLKTGNSGAFHYYFPLELLFQEWLEPSKRIFPDGEQVQFPSSWREQRKDGFERLQKLFQNAMQTGSSH, from the coding sequence ATGATAAAGAAAGTAGCTGTTATCGGCGGTGGTCCTGCAGGACTATGTTCTGTCTACCAAGCATTGAAATCTCAATCTGAAGATTATGGATTTGAATGTGTTGGATTCGAGGGTAAATCGAAATTGGGTGGTGTTTGGAGCGATACACCAGGTGAATCTCTCGAATCTCCCACGGTAGTTGGTCAATTGGCCAAACTGCAGGACCCTACAATAGCCCATGACCCTAGAAATATCTTCTATGATAATTCACCCCTTGTTAATCCCGCAGATGGATCTATTCAACTCAAGACCCTATCCGGTACTGGAAATAAGAAGCCATTGAAGATTAGTAGGAGACAATCTCTAAGGGATGGTATATGCTTTGCTGACAAGACAGGTATCTACGACGATTTCGTAAGTAACACCCCGAAGGAAATGATGAGTTTTGAGAACAGCTCTATTGGCCAGTCTAATCCTGATATTTATCCGCTAGTCGATTTGCCTAGTATTAAGAAAGCATTTCATGAATTTATCGACAAGAATCAGTTACAATCTCACTACAGAATGAATACTAGTGTGGAGTATTTAGACAAGTTCGGTCCTACCAAATATGTGATAGTAGCTAAAAAATCTGATCCTGCTACGGATTATGATGAATGGTATTTGGAAAGCTTTGACGCCGTTATCATAGCTAATGGACATTTCTTAACTCCATACATTCCCTATTACATGAGCCAGCCTaaagatggtgaattaGCTGCAAAGACTATCCACGACTTTAATAAGAAGTTTTCAGGAGCTCTTGTACATCTCAGAGATATCGATGGTTGGTATCACAATGTTTTACCACAACTACCTGAAAAATCCCAACATAGACGCCTGGTAATTGTAGGAAAGAGTTTTAGTTGTATGGATGTCTTAAAGAGAATTCAACATTTACAAGATAGTGGTGACTACGAGATAATAATTTCTACAAATCAGAAACCTGAACCAGATGAACGTAGTCCCTTCAAGTGGTTTGACGAATGGCTTTTACAAACTGATAGAGTGACTATCAAGCCCCAGATTCAAGAGTTTGACCTAAGTACAAATGACCCTCAGATCAAATTTGTTGATGGTTCTCACTACAAGGTGGATTACGTTCTATTTGCTACAGGTTACCTATACAGTTTCCCCTTCATTTCGCCACAGTTATTAGAAAGCTGTAGAATAACCACTACACCTGACCCCAGAAATGAGGATCATCAGCCATCCAACGTCTCTAGGGTCACAGGTCTCTATCTGCATACATTTTCGATAGCGGAACCTACCCTGACGTTCTGTGGAATTTCGAGCAATGCTAATTTCCAATCATTTGACATCTCAGCAAAAGCTATTGTGGGAGCCTTCACTAAGTTTAATAAGCAATTCCAACTACAAAACCCGGTTGATTTTCCCCATTTTGATTCCGTCTGGAGCCAAGTTTTACCCCCAATTAGAGAGCAACTAATGTGGACTCAGGAGAGATATCTAAAGACTGGTAACAGCGGTGCATTTCACTATTACTTCCCGCTAGAACTACTATTTCAAGAATGGCTCGAGCCTTCTaagagaatttttccaGATGGTGAACAAGTCCAGTTTCCTTCCAGTTGGCGTGAACAGAGAAAGGATGGATTCGAAAGACTACAAAAGCTGTTCCAGAATGCAATGCAGACTGGTTCATCGCAttga
- the NBA1 gene encoding Nba1p (similar to uniprot|Q08229 Saccharomyces cerevisiae YOL070C Protein of unknown function green fluorescent protein (GFP)-fusion protein localizes to the cell periphery cytoplasm and bud neck potential Cdc28p substrate), which yields MEDYQSPSQVSLNTKRLSAMIDSLHQDQDDKDLLNNTRESSPVTTPKRIQHPHSKMTSNQGSPTKLPRSPGGFNVALNTPDKDYRASMLSNYSGVVQEGVGVSYVMKNPQSVIKEESKPRLPTFPSAETIQASSRKPTGASEDVVLKKVENVTTGRGISNASAGGSRSSSEAPRHGSLKLLSINGNKRSVQPKSSIGSGNMASESETSNQNTDLSNTPKNQQNDEQFPRISTPRVDSDTESIATSIIPEVTTTTNGHDKGIPPERSETTDYNPAIPPRNRNRPLSKYLLQEDDDVVELDDEEHNSRSLKIPDSRTRGSSVTNVSETYYSVAGSDAKGDRVDIDLTNEDDGAEEVDTYLSRPLPTVPQSAEVHRDSTVKREQGREPEVVTTLTSTSLKNQGGEDSDDQYEYIDESGRVLENPTPQITPSSHKTGSTKNKRKKQQELRQFDVDTLSQLLNVTKGTLIGAEFANLGMKIEEKRALERLVDSLSRLTADMVLDPDRYEEGLRRLNKATKALEGF from the coding sequence ATGGAAGACTACCAGTCTCCTTCACAGGTGTCATTGAACACCAAGAGACTTTCGGCGATGATCGATTCGCTAcatcaagatcaagacGATAAAGATCTTTTGAACAACACACGGGAGTCTTCACCAGTTACCACTCCCAAGAGGATTCAACATCCACATTCTAAAATGACATCAAACCAAGGTTCACCTACCAAACTACCTCGATCGCCTGGTGGTTTTAATGTAGCTTTAAATACTCCAGACAAAGACTATAGGGCAAGTATGCTTTCCAACTATTCTGGTGTTGTACAAGAAGGTGTTGGTGTTTCTTACgtgatgaagaatcctCAAAGCGTCATAAAGGAGGAATCAAAACCTCGATTGCCTACGTTTCCCTCGGCAGAGACTATCCAGGCAAGTAGCAGGAAACCTACTGGTGCCAGTGAGGATGTTGTGCTTAAAAAAGTCGAAAATGTAACGACAGGACGTGGTATTTCTAATGCGTCTGCTGGTGGTTCTAGATCAAGTTCTGAAGCTCCCAGACATGGctctttgaaattattgTCTATCAATGGTAACAAGAGATCAGTACAACCGAAATCGTCCATTGGATCTGGTAATATGGCAAGTGAAAGTGAAACTTCAAATCAAAATACTgatctttcaaatactcCTAAAAACCAACAGAACGATGAACAATTCCCCCGAATCTCTACTCCAAGAGTCGACAGTGATACTGAATCTATAGCTACAAGTATTATACCAGAAGTTACCACAACAACTAATGGTCATGATAAGGGAATTCCACCAGAAAGATCTGAAACTACAGATTACAACCCAGCTATACCACCAAGAAATAGAAACAGACCATTGTCCAAGTACCTTCTAcaggaagatgatgatgttgtagaattggatgatgaagaacatAACAGTCGGAGTTTAAAAATACCTGATTCGCGCACAAGAGGATCCTCAGTGACAAATGTATCGGAAACTTATTACTCCGTTGCAGGTTCTGACGCTAAAGGTGATAGAGTCGATATAGATTTAACAAACGAAGACGATGGAGCCGAAGAGGTGGACACCTATTTATCAAGGCCATTACCTACAGTTCCACAATCAGCTGAGGTCCACAGAGATTCTACAGTTAAACGTGAACAAGGTAGAGAACCTGAGGTGGTTACAACGTTAACATCTAcaagtttgaaaaatcaagGAGGTGAAGATTCAGACGATCAGTACGAATACATTGATGAATCAGGTAGAGTGTTAGAAAATCCAACACCACAAATAACTCCGTCAAGTCATAAAACTGGAAGTACtaagaataaaagaaagaaacaGCAAGAATTAAGACAGTTTGATGTAGATACTTTATCACAACTTTTAAACGTCACTAAGGGTACTCTAATAGGTGCAGAATTCGCTAATTTAGGTATGAAAATTGAGGAGAAAAGagcattggaaagattaGTCGATTCATTGTCGCGACTAACAGCAGATATGGTCTTAGATCCTGATCGTTACGAAGAAGGATTGAGAAGGCTCAATAAAGCCACTAAAGCATTAGAAGGATTTTAA
- the MTF2 gene encoding Mtf2p (weakly similar to uniprot|P10849 Saccharomyces cerevisiae YDL044C MTF2 Mitochondrial matrix protein that interacts with an N-terminal region of mitochondrial RNA polymerase (Rpo41p) and couples RNA processing and translation to transcription) — MRNTLKSSQLIMFGLRNSLISLKGTRTLTNYTRCCQQQRDKILSKNPTTTGHFKDEDDWTSVQERQVFDKIFEELASKQEMRHRNSQEILHQAQVANNNKNRKDGVHVVFGKKKEELSPQDQKLKDFLESTGRKSKDTAAKITKDDIRLKPVSLIEQTEDKPSILPNLNSKFNEETLHDLKSRIQLKATLDTAMKPFINGLVEKIETDYDFFQVVKELITVYLQRDQQLDIGDQLVSKNLINQIETSCIDDPHRLPAPYQITLPFTLVKLLTVDELNFPSYSKYTIASYIYQECKKSSDVSLYLNVCDVDFYNVLLQLSWDNFREINQLKQYTTEMSINGIMGDLYTVEMLDKICYDLRYLNDDIPDEETTENIANQSAVGVVWCRENALQLNQVETYLTRLKESLA; from the coding sequence atgaggAATACTTTAAAAAGCTCACAGCTTATAATGTTTGGTCTTAGAAATTCATTGATTTCATTGAAAGGCACAAGGACCCTCACAAATTATACTAGATGTTGCCAGCAACAGAGAGATAAGATTTTATCGAAGAATCCCACGACTACCGGCcattttaaagatgaagatgattgGACCAGTGTTCAAGAGAGACAGGTCTTCGATAAGATCTTTGAAGAGCTTGCTAGTAAGCAAGAAATGAGGCATAGGAACTcacaagaaattttacacCAGGCTCAAGTGgctaataataataaaaatcgTAAAGATGGTGTACATGTTGTCTTCggtaagaagaaggaagagcTAAGTCCACAAGACCAAAAATTAAAGGACTTCCTCGAGAGTACAGGTCGTAAATCTAAAGATACAGCTGCTAAAATCACTAAAGATGATATTAGATTGAAACCTGTATCTCTAATAGAGCAAACGGAGGATAAGCCAAGTATACTGCccaatttgaattcaaaaTTCAATGAAGAGACATTACACGATTTAAAATCACGGATTCAACTGAAAGCAACTCTAGATACCGCTATGAAACCATTCATTAATGGTTTggttgaaaaaattgaaactgaTTACGACTTTTTCCAAGtggttaaagaattgatcaCTGTGTATTTACAAAGGGATCAACAATTGGACATCGGAGACCAGCTTGTCTCTAAGAATCTAATCAATCAGATTGAAACCAGTTGTATAGATGATCCTCATAGGCTTCCCGCACCATATCAAATAACATTACCATTTACGCTGGTCAAACTATTGACAGTGGATGAGCTTAATTTCCCATCTTATAGCAAGTATACCATTGCATCATACATCTACCAAGAGTGTAAGAAAAGCTCTGATGTCTCCCTGTATTTGAACGTCTGTGACGTCGATTTCTACAATGTTTTACTACAGTTGTCGTGGGACAATTTCAGAGAAATTAATCAGCTGAAGCAATATACCACAGAGATGAGCATCAATGGTATAATGGGTGATTTATACACGGTGGAAATGCTAGATAAAATCTGTTATGACTTAAGATACCTCAATGATGATATtcctgatgaagaaactacTGAAAATATAGCTAACCAATCTGCTGTTGGTGTCGTATGGTGCAGGGAGAACGCTCtacaattgaatcaagtGGAAACCTATTTAACTAGACTGAAGGAAAGTTTGGCATAA
- the FAD1 gene encoding FMN adenylyltransferase (similar to uniprot|P38913 Saccharomyces cerevisiae YDL045C FAD1 Flavin adenine dinucleotide (FAD) synthetase performs the second step in synthesis of FAD from riboflavin) produces the protein MAAPSLASTSERCHEIAQSYLQIEEPLSQIIRETQNAIKLTQKLLLNEIFPRWSPFNGEISFSYNGGKDCQVLLIIYLGCLWEYYKTNMNGQEFPLKTLKAVFIDQDKTFQTLEQFVESTKKRYSLSLYESDRNHTKALSMPEAFHKYLGDQPETKAIVVGIRYADPFAQDLKPIQRTDDGWPDFLRLQPLLHWKLAYIWSFLLYSGEPICGIYSVGFSSLGDINHTLPNPYLAKTNDLPLRYQWEITHGCEGVVNCSPLSSQDSHFQNNEYLPGWYLLDDSLERCGRIKKNKT, from the coding sequence ATGGCAGCCCCGAGCCTTGCTAGTACATCAGAACGTTGTCATGAAATTGCACAGTCATACTTGCAAATAGAAGAACCATTGAGTCAAATCATCAGAGAGACACAGAATGCTATAAAGCTAACACAGAAACTATTGcttaatgaaattttcccaCGATGGTCACCTTTCAATGGAGaaatttccttttcttATAACGGCGGGAAAGATTGTCAAGTGTTATTAATAATATACCTAGGATGTCTATGGGAATACTACAAGACTAATATGAATGGACAGGAGTTCCCCCTCAAGACTTTGAAAGCCGTTTTCATAGACCAGGACAAGACCTTCCAGACGCTGGAACAATTCGTTGAATCCACAAAGAAACGATATTCGTTATCGTTATACGAATCTGATCGTAATCATACCAAGGCTTTATCGATGCCAGAAGCATTTCACAAATATTTAGGAGATCAACCAGAGACTAAGGCCATTGTTGTAGGGATTCGATATGCAGATCCATTTGCACAAGATTTAAAACCAATCCAAAGGACAGACGATGGTTGGCCTGATTTTTTAAGGTTGCAGCCATTGCTACATTGGAAATTAGCATACATTTGGTCATTTTTACTCTACAGCGGCGAACCAATATGTGGGATCTATAGCGTTGGGTTTTCATCTCTAGGTGATATCAACCACACATTGCCTAATCCCTATCTAGCCAAAACAAACGATTTACCACTGCGCTATCAATGGGAAATAACTCACGGTTGTGAAGGTGTGGTGAATTGCTCGCCATTGTCGTCGCAAGACTCTCATTTCCAAAATAATGAGTACTTGCCCGGATGGTATTTGTTGGATGATTCACTAGAAAGATGTGGCAGaattaaaaagaataaaactTAG
- the MRP10 gene encoding mitochondrial 37S ribosomal protein mS37 (similar to uniprot|O75012 Saccharomyces cerevisiae YDL045W-A MRP10 Mitochondrial ribosomal protein of the small subunit), with product MSGKPPIHRLPPLPRLKVKKPIIRQEANKCLVLMSNLLQCWSSNGHMNPVCENLAKDLKYCTAENAMGKGNKVEKSNINYHAARLYNKVGGKPHD from the coding sequence ATGTCTGGTAAACCTCCCATTCACAGACTGCCACCATTACCACGTCTTAAAGTTAAGAAACCCATAATAAGACAAGAAGCTAACAAATGTTTGGTGCTTATGTCGAACCTTCTACAATGTTGGTCCTCAAACGGACACATGAATCCAGTGTGTGAGAATCTAGCCAAGGATTTAAAGTATTGTACTGCTGAAAATGCAATGGGTAAGGGAAATAAAGTGGAAAAGAGTAATATCAATTACCATGCTGCTAGACTTTACAACAAGGTCGGTGGTAAACCTCATGATTGA
- the SDH5 gene encoding succinate dehydrogenase assembly factor SDH5 (highly similar to uniprot|Q08230 Saccharomyces cerevisiae YOL071W EMI5 Non-essential protein of unknown function required for transcriptional induction of the early meiotic-specific transcription factor IME1 also required for sporulation) — MYLPRISFIASKTATRFFYQPQFLVSTTHLYRGLATKSKDDVSLRIKVEPIKRHNEPLDRKRARLIYQSRKRGILETDLLLGGFAAKYLKEMTPEQLAEYDSLLDELDWDIYYWATKNYETSPIPEKWKNSELMKKLQVYAENKDKKILRMPDLKEYQ; from the coding sequence ATGTATCTGCCTAGGATTAGTTTTATAGCTTCAAAAACAGCCACAAGGTTCTTTTATCAACCTCAGTTCTTAGTATCAACTACGCATCTTTACAGGGGTTTAGCCACCAAATCAAAGGATGATGTATCGTTAAGAATTAAAGTGGAACCTATCAAGAGACACAATGAACCGCTAGATCGTAAAAGAGCTCGTCTGATTTATCAATCAAGGAAAAGAGGTATATTGGAAACTGATCTCTTATTAGGTGGTTTTGCTGCTAAAtacttgaaagaaatgaCTCCGGAACAATTGGCAGAATATGATTCGTTGTTAGACGAATTGGATTGGGATATCTACTACTGGGCTACCAAGAACTACGAAACGAGCCCAATTCCTGaaaagtggaagaattcagaattaatgaagaagCTTCAAGTTTACGCTGAAAACAAAGATAAGAAAATTCTTCGTATGCCTGATCTAAAGGAGTACCAGTAA
- the NPC2 gene encoding sterol transporter (similar to uniprot|Q12408 Saccharomyces cerevisiae YDL046W NPC2 Putative homolog of human NPC2/He1 which is a cholesterol-binding protein whose deficiency causes Niemann-Pick type C2 disease involving retention of cholesterol in lysosomes), translating to MKLFLALLALFSTAFASLLPFNGFHSLEVHQLATNKPIPGGSPVLQCDVDDKQLLDISSVELSPNPPQRGHNLTIVASGQLHQELVDGAYVDVEVRLGYIRLLYNTYDLCEQLEEHDVDDLKCPIKPGTYNLKKEVSIPAEVPPGRYVFVMRAYTYDDKLISCLTGEVLFPAGQVRLF from the coding sequence ATGAAACTCTTCCTAGCTCTACTAGCCCTGTTCTCGACAGCTTTTGCAAGTTTACTTCCCTTCAACGGATTCCACTCCCTGGAAGTTCACCAATTGGCTACTAATAAGCCAATTCCTGGTGGCTCCCCCGTTCTCCAATGCGATGTCGATGATAAGCAGTTATTGGACATTAGCTCCGTCGAATTATCACCAAATCCTCCTCAAAGAGGTCACAATTTGACCATTGTAGCATCAGGTCAGTTGCACCAAGAACTAGTCGATGGTGCATATGTCGATGTAGAAGTCCGTTTGGGTTACATTCGTCTGCTTTACAATACCTACGATCTATGTGAGCAATTAGAGGAGCACGATGTTGACGATTTGAAGTGCCCAATTAAACCTGGTACTTATAActtaaagaaagaagttTCCATCCCAGCGGAAGTACCACCAGGAAGGTATGTTTTCGTCATGAGAGCCTACACTTATGACGATAAACTAATCAGTTGTTTGACTGGTGAAGTTCTATTTCCTGCAGGGCAGGTTAGACTATTTTAA
- the SIT4 gene encoding type 2A-related serine/threonine-protein phosphatase SIT4 (highly similar to uniprot|P20604 Saccharomyces cerevisiae YDL047W SIT4 Type 2A-related serine-threonine phosphatase that functions in the G1/S transition of the mitotic cycle cytoplasmic and nuclear protein that modulates functions mediated by Pkc1p including cell wall and actin cytoskeleton organization) — MVDSNPDEWLEKIKKCQSLTENEMKQLCEMVKELLMEESNIQPVQTPVTVCGDIHGQFHDLLELFRTAGGFPDSVNYIFLGDYVDRGYYSLETFTLLMCLKVKYPSRITMVRGNHESRQITQVYGFYEECLNKYGSTTVWKYCCQVFDFLTLAAIIDGRILCVHGGLSPEIRMLDQIRVLSRAQEVPHEGGFSDLLWSDPDNVEDWQVSPRGAGWLFGSKVAREFNHVNGLNLIARAHQLVMEGFKYHFPEKDVVTVWSAPNYCYRCGNVASVMKVDEDLEPTFKIFSAVPDDYIQETAASNSTQRGGYFL; from the coding sequence ATGGTGGATAGTAATCCAGATGAGTGGCTcgaaaagatcaagaaatgtCAGTCATTGactgaaaatgaaatgaaacAATTATGTGAAATGGTTAAGGAACTTTTAATGGAGGAGAGTAATATTCAACCTGTACAGACACCGGTGACGGTATGTGGTGACATACACGGACAGTTTCACGATCTTTTAGAGTTGTTTAGAACTGCAGGTGGATTCCCAGACTCTGTGAATTACATCTTTCTAGGTGACTATGTCGATCGTGGTTATTATAGTTTAGAGACTTTCACACTTTTAATGTGCTTAAAAGTGAAATATCCATCCAGAATTACCATGGTAAGAGGTAATCATGAATCAAGACAAATTACTCAAGTTTATGGTTTTTATGAAGAATGTTTAAACAAATACGGATCTACTACAGTGTGGAAATACTGTTGTCAAGTATTTGATTTCCTAACGTTAGCTGCAATCATCGACGGTAGGATATTATGTGTTCACGGTGGTCTTTCTCCAGAAATTAGAATGCTAGATCAAATAAGAGTTCTTTCGCGTGCTCAAGAAGTGCCTCATGAAGGTGGGTTTTCGGATTTGCTTTGGTCTGATCCTGATAATGTGGAAGATTGGCAAGTTTCACCAAGAGGTGCTGGATGGTTATTTGGATCCAAGGTCGCTAGAGAATTCAACCATGTCAATGGTCTAAATTTGATTGCAAGAGCCCACCAATTGGTAATGGAGGGTTTCAAGTACCATTTCCCAGAGAAGGATGTGGTTACAGTTTGGTCAGCACCTAATTACTGCTACAGATGTGGTAATGTTGCCAGTGTCATGAAAGTGGATGAAGACTTGGAACCcacttttaaaatattctCGGCAGTGCCGGATGACTACATTCAAGAGACCGCTGCAAGTAATAGCACTCAACGTGGTGGATACTTCTTGTAA